A genomic region of uncultured Paludibaculum sp. contains the following coding sequences:
- a CDS encoding FAD-dependent oxidoreductase, with protein MNLNWLTKATILLATGNLFGASPTVQNVVVYGGTAAGITAAVQAARMGKKVALVAPEKHLGGITVDGLGGSDIDNHDFRNSIAVGGLALEFYTRVGQKYGKQKPVWQFEPHVAEAVFEDLLEQAHVPVFRQRRLQEPLKTSVIWGDGKVLKAIVTESGEVFEGQQFVDATIEGDLLAAAGVETVIGRESNVQYGETKNGIRGENEYRQFAVKVDPYKVPGVPSSGLIATIQDEPYGEVGSGDHRIQGYCFRLCLTRVPGNRLAIVKPPHYDPSQYEIYRRYARAGGQLFTPKENLPNGKTDLGSWHDLSANLYGMNFEYPGGSYAARERVYRQHLEFTWGLLYFLAHDPGLPERVRASWRDWGLCKDEFTDNGGWPRQLYVRDGRRMVSDLVLTEWHTRRVNAPLVEDGVAVAYWPPDMHHVRRIVKDGAAYNEGFVFGGKDWGPFSIPYRALTPRRAEVRNLLAASCPSSSHVAYGAIRLEWTFLALGQAAGAAAGLAEGAVQDVPYKELRKVLVEAGAVVSLQGVSPLSGR; from the coding sequence ATGAATCTCAATTGGTTGACCAAAGCAACTATATTGCTTGCCACTGGCAACTTGTTTGGCGCGTCACCAACGGTGCAAAATGTGGTGGTTTACGGTGGGACAGCCGCGGGAATCACCGCGGCTGTCCAGGCCGCGCGGATGGGTAAGAAGGTCGCTTTGGTCGCTCCCGAGAAACACCTCGGGGGCATCACGGTGGACGGGCTCGGAGGATCGGATATCGATAATCACGATTTCCGAAACAGTATCGCCGTGGGCGGATTGGCCCTGGAGTTTTACACAAGGGTCGGACAGAAGTACGGCAAGCAGAAACCGGTCTGGCAGTTTGAGCCGCACGTGGCCGAGGCGGTCTTCGAGGATCTGTTGGAACAGGCGCACGTCCCGGTCTTCCGTCAGCGGCGGTTGCAAGAGCCGCTCAAGACCTCGGTGATCTGGGGCGACGGAAAAGTACTGAAGGCGATTGTGACGGAGTCGGGCGAGGTGTTCGAGGGGCAGCAGTTCGTGGACGCCACCATCGAGGGCGACCTGCTGGCGGCTGCCGGGGTCGAGACGGTGATTGGGCGCGAATCCAACGTGCAGTATGGTGAGACCAAGAACGGGATCCGGGGCGAGAACGAGTACCGGCAGTTTGCGGTGAAAGTGGATCCCTACAAAGTCCCCGGGGTGCCGTCGAGCGGGTTGATTGCGACGATCCAGGATGAGCCGTATGGCGAAGTGGGTTCGGGCGATCATCGGATCCAGGGGTATTGCTTCCGTTTGTGCCTGACGCGCGTGCCGGGGAACCGGCTCGCCATTGTGAAGCCTCCGCACTATGATCCGTCCCAGTATGAGATCTACCGGCGCTATGCGCGGGCCGGCGGGCAGTTGTTCACGCCGAAGGAGAATCTGCCCAACGGCAAGACGGACCTGGGGTCGTGGCATGACTTGTCGGCGAATCTATATGGGATGAACTTCGAGTACCCGGGCGGGTCGTATGCGGCGCGCGAGCGGGTGTACCGGCAGCATCTGGAGTTCACTTGGGGGCTGCTGTACTTTCTGGCGCACGACCCGGGACTGCCCGAGCGTGTGCGGGCGAGCTGGCGCGATTGGGGCCTGTGCAAGGACGAGTTCACGGACAACGGGGGCTGGCCGCGTCAGTTGTATGTGCGGGATGGGCGGCGGATGGTCTCCGACCTGGTCTTGACGGAGTGGCATACGCGGCGGGTGAATGCTCCGTTGGTCGAGGATGGGGTGGCGGTCGCTTACTGGCCCCCGGACATGCACCATGTGCGTCGGATTGTGAAGGATGGCGCGGCTTACAACGAGGGCTTCGTGTTTGGGGGGAAGGATTGGGGTCCGTTCAGTATTCCGTACCGAGCGTTGACTCCCAGGCGGGCGGAGGTTCGGAATCTGTTGGCGGCCTCGTGTCCATCGTCGTCGCATGTGGCCTATGGGGCGATCCGGTTGGAGTGGACGTTTTTGGCGTTGGGGCAGGCTGCGGGGGCGGCGGCTGGGTTGGCTGAGGGGGCTGTGCAGGATGTTCCTTACAAAGAGTTGAGGAAGGTTTTGGTGGAGGCTGGGGCGGTGGTGTCGTTGCAGGGGGTGAGTCCGTTGAGTGGGCGGTGA
- a CDS encoding TonB-dependent receptor, producing MRFRTLSVSALLAFSLALSAFAQNAQITGMVKDPSDSPVAGATVNIIATDTGTSRQVVTSPEGYYTAPLLPRGRYEVMVEMKGFKSSKNKDLLLEEGQSLRLDIRLEMGQVSETVEVVASAGLLSTETTAVSTVVPNQRVVDLPLSGRNPMLLANLVPGVRPVGSFGGMTVSSFDGSRVSIAGGAPSTNNFMVDGVAAENFASGGIQITLSPDATEEFRIITRNPSAEYGRTGGGIANFVSKAGTNSWHGSAFEFLKNKELNANSFFSNYAGAKRAPFVFNQYGATLGGPVKKDQTFFFFNWEKVAQRGQDQTFRTVPTDLQRQGDFSQTFDSSGRLVVIYDPTTTLPNPDKPGSYQRTPLTGNVIPANRISAVAKAVTGFYPASNTAGNALTRTNNFFGQASAPVDKDVYGIRVDHNFNQSRRLFGRYTYDKTFRGSSNFYDNVAETNTSDLPFKRNSAVLSYMETLRPTLLLEARVGLNRYFTPRVTRSYGFDVTKLAINSIVNSQMQLPVFPNFSIGDMSGIGAAADDHLIQANDSYTAAGSLTWIHSAHNFKFGTEFRAYRANNNQMCGSILAYGFGRGFTQGADPNVATTNAGFGYASFLLGAASSGSLTRCPTVTYQVPYGAVYAQDDWKVTPRLTLNLGLRYDVEGALTDRYNAMSMWDPTASYSSGGINMTGGLIYPGVDGRGRGNREVSYKDFEPRLGLSYQLFKKTVVRASYGILHLPTTGVIVRVGQSGFSATSAMVTSVDGGFTPSGTIANPFPDGINLPSGSTQGLLTGLGTSVGGNYLNLKRGYSQQWNFNVQQEVAGGWIVELGYMGNRGASLPASRTFRYLPQTALSQGTALQQLVPNPFASIIKTGSLAQANVTRATLLNYYPQFTGASGLDSWADSIYHAATVRVEKRFSHDLSLLASYTFSKLIDNNLGNGFNGFADGGDNGVQNWDNLRAERAVSTSDLPQRLVMTASYELPLLRNSKGIVNLLAAGWQLNPIVTLQSGNVISVTANAPAFGGGRPDLIGDPSVSNPTIDNWLNKAAFATIQPFTFGNAPRNLPTVRTDGLQNIDLSVLKNFRVKENYKVQFRAEFFNLTNTPTFGNPTANISSGSFGTIRSLATNTGPRNIQLALKFLF from the coding sequence ATGCGCTTCAGGACACTGTCTGTCTCCGCGTTGCTTGCCTTCTCGCTGGCCCTGTCGGCCTTTGCGCAGAACGCCCAAATTACTGGAATGGTGAAGGATCCGAGCGACTCGCCCGTCGCCGGAGCCACCGTCAACATCATCGCCACCGATACCGGCACTTCCCGCCAGGTCGTCACCAGTCCCGAGGGGTACTACACCGCTCCATTGCTGCCGCGTGGCCGGTACGAAGTGATGGTTGAGATGAAAGGTTTTAAGTCATCTAAAAATAAAGACTTGTTACTAGAAGAAGGGCAGTCTCTCCGCCTCGACATCCGCCTCGAGATGGGGCAGGTGAGCGAAACGGTTGAGGTGGTTGCCTCCGCCGGATTGCTGAGCACGGAGACCACCGCCGTCTCCACGGTTGTGCCCAATCAGCGTGTCGTCGACCTCCCCTTGAGCGGACGGAACCCGATGCTCCTGGCCAACTTAGTGCCCGGTGTCCGGCCGGTGGGTTCGTTTGGCGGTATGACCGTTTCGAGCTTCGACGGCTCCCGCGTCTCCATTGCCGGTGGGGCCCCCAGTACCAACAACTTCATGGTCGATGGCGTGGCGGCCGAGAATTTCGCTTCGGGCGGCATCCAGATTACGCTGTCGCCAGACGCCACGGAAGAGTTCCGCATCATCACCCGCAACCCCAGCGCTGAGTACGGCCGCACGGGTGGCGGCATCGCCAATTTCGTCAGCAAGGCGGGTACGAACTCATGGCATGGGTCCGCCTTTGAGTTCCTGAAAAATAAGGAGTTGAACGCCAACAGCTTCTTCAGCAACTACGCCGGCGCCAAGCGCGCTCCGTTCGTCTTCAATCAGTACGGGGCCACCCTCGGCGGGCCCGTGAAGAAGGATCAGACCTTCTTCTTTTTCAATTGGGAAAAGGTCGCACAGCGCGGCCAGGACCAGACGTTCCGCACCGTTCCGACCGACCTGCAGCGCCAGGGCGACTTCAGCCAAACCTTTGATTCCAGTGGACGTCTGGTGGTGATCTACGATCCGACGACGACCCTCCCTAACCCGGACAAACCCGGCTCCTATCAGCGTACGCCGCTCACGGGCAACGTCATTCCAGCCAATAGAATCAGTGCAGTAGCGAAAGCGGTCACCGGTTTCTACCCAGCCAGCAACACCGCCGGCAACGCCCTCACACGCACCAATAACTTCTTCGGGCAGGCCTCCGCGCCCGTCGACAAAGATGTCTATGGCATCCGCGTCGACCACAACTTCAACCAGAGCCGCCGCCTCTTTGGCCGCTATACCTATGACAAGACGTTCCGCGGCTCGTCGAACTTCTACGACAACGTCGCCGAGACCAATACGAGCGACCTGCCGTTCAAGCGCAACAGTGCCGTTCTCAGCTACATGGAAACGCTGCGTCCGACTCTGCTGCTGGAGGCGCGCGTCGGTCTGAACCGTTACTTCACGCCGCGCGTGACGCGCAGCTACGGCTTCGATGTGACGAAGCTTGCGATCAACTCTATCGTCAACAGCCAGATGCAGTTACCTGTGTTTCCGAACTTCAGCATTGGGGACATGAGTGGGATTGGCGCCGCGGCCGACGACCACCTTATCCAGGCGAACGACTCCTATACGGCCGCCGGGTCGTTGACGTGGATCCATTCGGCGCATAACTTCAAGTTCGGCACGGAGTTCCGGGCCTATCGCGCAAACAACAACCAGATGTGCGGCTCGATTCTGGCCTACGGTTTCGGGCGCGGTTTCACACAGGGTGCGGATCCGAACGTGGCCACCACGAACGCCGGCTTCGGCTATGCGTCGTTCCTGTTGGGGGCCGCCAGCAGCGGATCCCTAACGCGCTGTCCCACAGTCACTTATCAGGTTCCATACGGCGCGGTCTATGCTCAGGACGATTGGAAGGTGACGCCTCGCCTTACCTTAAACCTTGGCTTGAGGTATGACGTGGAAGGCGCTCTCACAGATCGATATAATGCGATGTCCATGTGGGACCCCACGGCTTCCTATTCGAGCGGCGGCATCAACATGACCGGCGGGCTGATCTACCCCGGGGTCGACGGCCGGGGCCGGGGCAATCGCGAGGTTTCCTACAAGGACTTCGAGCCGCGCCTGGGCCTTTCCTATCAATTGTTTAAGAAGACAGTGGTGCGAGCCAGCTACGGCATTTTGCACCTTCCGACAACGGGCGTCATTGTGCGCGTGGGCCAGAGTGGCTTTTCGGCCACCTCGGCCATGGTCACCTCGGTCGACGGTGGTTTCACTCCGTCTGGCACCATTGCCAACCCGTTCCCGGACGGCATCAACCTGCCCAGCGGCTCGACCCAGGGCCTGCTGACCGGCCTGGGCACCAGCGTCGGTGGCAACTATTTGAATCTAAAGCGCGGTTACAGCCAGCAGTGGAATTTCAACGTCCAACAGGAAGTGGCCGGAGGATGGATTGTCGAACTGGGCTATATGGGCAACCGGGGCGCGTCGCTGCCGGCCAGCCGGACCTTCCGCTACCTGCCGCAGACAGCCCTTTCCCAGGGCACAGCGCTGCAGCAGTTGGTGCCTAACCCCTTTGCGTCCATCATCAAGACGGGATCTTTGGCACAGGCCAACGTCACTCGGGCCACCCTGCTGAACTACTATCCGCAGTTCACCGGTGCCAGCGGCCTCGACTCCTGGGCCGATTCCATCTATCACGCGGCGACCGTCCGTGTCGAGAAGCGTTTCTCGCATGATCTCTCCCTCTTGGCGTCGTACACCTTCTCGAAGCTGATCGACAACAATCTGGGCAATGGATTCAATGGCTTCGCCGATGGCGGGGACAACGGAGTGCAGAACTGGGATAACCTGCGGGCGGAGCGCGCGGTTTCCACCTCGGATTTGCCGCAACGCCTTGTGATGACAGCGAGTTACGAGCTGCCCTTGCTGCGCAACTCCAAAGGCATCGTCAACCTGCTGGCCGCCGGCTGGCAGTTGAACCCGATCGTGACCCTGCAGAGCGGCAACGTCATTTCGGTGACGGCGAATGCTCCAGCGTTTGGGGGAGGCCGTCCAGATCTCATTGGAGATCCGTCGGTTAGCAACCCAACCATCGATAATTGGTTGAATAAGGCGGCGTTCGCAACCATCCAGCCGTTTACATTTGGAAACGCGCCGCGCAACCTGCCCACCGTTCGCACGGATGGTCTGCAGAACATTGACCTTTCAGTGCTGAAGAACTTCCGGGTAAAAGAGAACTACAAGGTCCAGTTCCGGGCGGAGTTCTTTAACCTGACGAACACGCCCACGTTCGGCAACCCGACGGCGAACATCAGTTCGGGCTCGTTCGGGACCATCCGGTCGCTGGCGACGAACACGGGTCCGCGGAACATTCAACTCGCGCTGAAGTTCCTCTTCTAG
- a CDS encoding FAD-dependent oxidoreductase — protein sequence MSRIAFLLFVALVCHAQVDVLIVGGSSSGIGAGIGAARLGVSVLLVEDTPVLGGMLSNGISNIDSYSYESLSGVFDEFRQQVRAHYGYSGPIPSHKATHLDGHSFAAHQAEAGGRWEPHVASEIFRRMASQYPNLKILYRTVATGVVMDGRRIAGVTFEDANGTKTTVTAKVVIDATHEGDIAAWAGAPYRVGREARSPLEPHAGHIYFYNATNEILPGSTGRQDQAIPSSGLRVCIKKYASGAPLIARPPGYDPEQFRFSTKGLSTDVPGGKFEMNVNPIGNEIQELNWTWPEGSLADRKKLYELHKNRALSYLYYLQHDLGRTDLGLPDDEFVDNGHLPYRVFIREARRIEGEATMTEADINPFLTGSGWLPPFRSDSIAVGEYPIDAKPVRPKTDFTKPDKGEGDFYLIDVTTAFQVPYGSIVPKQVEGLLVPTALSATHVAFSAVRMDPTWTVLGQAAGVAAALSVKDRMTPRQLAVNKVQSELLRQKARLVFYWDLPLDHPAFQAIESLSLRGSFRGFPDRTIQPDAPLTRAQAAALLVRHFKLWPSVSGHHFRDVPYTHWAFRDVETLHDANVLGFPALWPQAGPYQGTIHAGFSKPAAAREFLPNQSITSQEWRDWLNRIRPFSLPPLPPGPVSRARAALDLYSLPDQEGVNP from the coding sequence ATGTCTCGCATCGCGTTTCTGCTCTTTGTGGCCCTCGTCTGCCACGCCCAGGTCGACGTACTGATCGTCGGCGGCAGCAGTTCCGGCATCGGAGCCGGCATCGGCGCTGCCCGCCTCGGCGTCTCGGTCCTGCTCGTCGAGGACACCCCCGTTCTGGGCGGCATGCTCTCGAACGGCATCTCCAACATCGACTCCTACTCCTACGAGTCGCTCAGCGGCGTCTTCGATGAGTTCCGCCAGCAGGTCCGGGCGCACTACGGCTACTCGGGACCCATCCCTTCCCACAAAGCCACTCATCTCGATGGACATTCCTTTGCCGCCCATCAGGCCGAGGCCGGTGGCCGTTGGGAGCCCCACGTTGCCAGTGAGATCTTCCGCCGCATGGCCTCTCAGTACCCCAACCTGAAGATCCTCTATCGCACCGTAGCCACCGGAGTTGTCATGGACGGCCGGCGCATCGCCGGAGTCACCTTCGAAGATGCGAACGGAACGAAGACGACCGTCACCGCCAAGGTCGTCATCGACGCCACGCACGAAGGTGACATTGCTGCCTGGGCCGGCGCGCCCTATCGGGTCGGCCGGGAGGCTCGATCTCCTCTTGAGCCCCACGCCGGTCACATCTACTTCTACAACGCCACCAACGAGATCCTGCCCGGCTCCACCGGGCGCCAGGATCAAGCTATTCCGTCGTCCGGGCTTCGTGTCTGTATCAAGAAGTATGCTTCCGGGGCGCCGCTCATTGCCCGCCCGCCCGGCTATGATCCGGAGCAATTCAGGTTCAGCACAAAGGGTTTGTCTACAGACGTTCCCGGGGGAAAGTTCGAGATGAACGTGAACCCAATTGGGAACGAGATCCAGGAGCTGAACTGGACTTGGCCCGAGGGTTCACTCGCCGACCGTAAGAAACTGTACGAGCTTCACAAGAACCGGGCGCTCAGCTACCTCTACTACCTGCAACACGACCTCGGCCGCACCGACCTCGGTCTGCCCGACGACGAGTTCGTCGACAACGGCCATTTGCCGTACCGGGTCTTCATTCGGGAGGCTCGGCGCATCGAGGGCGAAGCCACGATGACCGAGGCCGACATCAACCCGTTTCTCACGGGATCTGGCTGGCTGCCGCCCTTTCGCTCCGACAGCATCGCCGTCGGCGAGTACCCAATCGACGCCAAACCAGTACGGCCGAAGACGGATTTCACCAAGCCTGACAAGGGCGAAGGCGACTTCTACCTGATCGACGTAACCACAGCGTTCCAAGTGCCTTACGGTTCCATCGTGCCGAAGCAGGTGGAAGGTCTGCTCGTTCCCACAGCACTCTCGGCGACGCATGTCGCGTTCTCGGCCGTCCGCATGGATCCCACGTGGACCGTCCTCGGACAGGCCGCCGGCGTCGCAGCGGCGCTCTCAGTGAAGGACCGCATGACGCCGCGCCAACTCGCTGTCAACAAAGTGCAAAGTGAGTTGCTGCGCCAGAAAGCCCGGCTCGTTTTCTACTGGGATCTGCCGCTGGATCACCCCGCCTTCCAGGCGATCGAGTCGCTGTCCCTCCGCGGATCCTTTCGGGGCTTCCCCGACCGGACTATTCAGCCTGATGCCCCGCTCACCCGGGCCCAGGCTGCGGCGCTGCTCGTCCGCCACTTCAAGCTGTGGCCCAGCGTCAGCGGTCATCACTTTCGCGACGTGCCCTACACCCATTGGGCGTTCCGCGATGTCGAGACCCTGCACGACGCGAACGTGCTGGGCTTTCCGGCGCTTTGGCCCCAGGCGGGGCCCTATCAAGGCACGATCCATGCCGGTTTCTCGAAGCCTGCTGCTGCCAGAGAATTTCTTCCGAATCAATCAATTACCTCTCAAGAGTGGAGAGATTGGTTGAACCGAATTCGTCCGTTTTCATTGCCTCCACTGCCACCCGGCCCAGTCTCGCGGGCACGGGCGGCGCTGGATCTCTATTCACTGCCTGATCAAGAGGGAGTCAATCCATAA
- a CDS encoding sigma-70 family RNA polymerase sigma factor has product MNPPPGFTELYNQYSAIVYKSALRVTGNTADAEDALQTVFMRVWNRADGVDPQGHPDRYFRRAATNAAIDILRSKASKAEAPLEASGPKAVRESTYLLKETLRRAVAALPREDGEMFLLRYVEGLSNGEIAEIFQVEKARVAVKLHRIRQVLQAELGK; this is encoded by the coding sequence ATGAACCCGCCACCAGGATTCACAGAACTCTACAACCAATACTCAGCGATCGTGTACAAGAGCGCCCTGCGGGTGACCGGCAATACAGCCGATGCCGAGGACGCACTGCAGACCGTGTTCATGCGGGTTTGGAACCGGGCGGACGGCGTGGATCCGCAGGGGCACCCGGATCGGTATTTCCGGCGGGCGGCGACGAACGCGGCGATCGACATCCTACGGTCGAAGGCCTCAAAGGCGGAAGCGCCGTTGGAGGCAAGCGGGCCGAAGGCGGTGCGGGAGTCCACCTATCTCTTAAAGGAGACGCTGCGGCGCGCGGTGGCGGCGCTGCCTAGAGAGGACGGCGAGATGTTCCTCTTGCGGTATGTGGAAGGCCTCAGCAATGGGGAAATTGCGGAGATCTTCCAAGTGGAAAAGGCGAGGGTGGCGGTGAAGCTGCACCGCATCCGGCAAGTGTTGCAGGCGGAATTGGGCAAGTAA
- a CDS encoding FecR domain-containing protein, whose amino-acid sequence MSEERLDQALEAMVNEPIPTGEMAAAQERVFRKLMAQVPSLCMEFQAELAAYLKGELAENRRALMDDHLGRCAECRRIYAEAKGERKVVVLPAVSQRKPRPAWQRWALAASIGLVALYTGRDKIDSVMAPSGPRATLERVSGQVYGLTDTAMGSGATLSEGQIVRTGAGSRAVLRLADGSAVEMNERSQLFVHAAWSGATVQLDRGDVIVQAAKQRRGHLRVRTRDSEASVKGTVFAVSTGMSGSVVAVVEGAVEVNQPQFNKVLKPGEIAGSTSALSGMTAQEAVAWSAEKEKYFALLAEFAKLEKQIAALPTPALRTQATLVKYLPSNAVAFGAAPNISGTLEEAERLAQQRAEQNATFGEWWKSAKGEQVREMLAKVQAVMPLLGDEIGFVLAHGPGGDHDSVPMMIAEVNAGQQAAVRKALAPMVEGVNFGVNDKVVVITDNQTHLLWAMGQLGQGATSDFAADITQHYERGVGWMLGLNAQAFHMSSTERVSVLTGGTALKTVFFEQRTNEGSEENEATLSFAGTRAGIASWLAPAGASGAAEYITSDALMAFSGSTKEPSQMFSEITNLMGSMSPQFKQHLDEAQAKLGISFADDLAAALGTDFAVAVENANIPIPGWTAAMEVYKPGTLDGTIAKIVDAYNSELPAEYQSRKLSITQQTVDGRLWMTLKAAAAPMTLYWTHDRGYVVMSSDLAVAQRALKTRDGGFTLTRSAAFVRQMPSTAGVHPSGFLWMNLKGALEGLSSVVTSSALQTIAKDRDPILVVVNGETERIRVASRTRLTSLILDGMLAGTAADASSIKLNRKMKQNAASN is encoded by the coding sequence ATGTCTGAAGAGCGTTTGGATCAAGCCTTGGAAGCGATGGTGAACGAGCCGATCCCGACTGGGGAGATGGCCGCGGCGCAGGAGCGGGTGTTTCGCAAGCTGATGGCGCAAGTGCCGTCGCTATGCATGGAGTTTCAAGCGGAGCTCGCGGCTTACCTGAAAGGTGAGCTGGCTGAGAACCGGCGGGCGTTGATGGACGACCACCTGGGGCGGTGCGCGGAGTGCAGACGCATTTACGCGGAAGCCAAAGGGGAACGAAAGGTGGTCGTTCTGCCCGCCGTGAGCCAAAGGAAGCCGAGGCCGGCCTGGCAGCGCTGGGCGCTGGCGGCGAGCATTGGGCTGGTGGCCCTCTATACGGGCCGGGACAAGATCGATTCGGTGATGGCGCCTTCGGGTCCGCGGGCGACGCTGGAACGGGTTTCCGGGCAGGTGTACGGGCTGACCGACACGGCCATGGGCTCGGGCGCGACGTTGAGTGAAGGACAGATTGTGCGGACAGGCGCTGGGTCGCGAGCGGTGCTGCGGCTGGCCGATGGTTCGGCTGTCGAGATGAACGAACGGAGCCAACTGTTCGTGCATGCGGCGTGGAGCGGCGCGACCGTCCAACTGGATCGCGGCGATGTGATTGTCCAGGCAGCGAAGCAGCGGCGCGGGCATCTGCGAGTAAGGACCCGAGATTCCGAAGCCTCTGTGAAGGGCACTGTTTTCGCGGTGTCGACGGGCATGAGCGGATCCGTGGTGGCCGTGGTGGAAGGCGCGGTGGAGGTGAACCAGCCCCAGTTCAACAAGGTGCTGAAACCGGGCGAGATTGCGGGTTCGACCTCGGCGTTGAGCGGCATGACGGCGCAGGAGGCGGTGGCCTGGAGCGCGGAGAAGGAGAAGTATTTCGCGCTGCTGGCGGAGTTCGCCAAGCTGGAGAAGCAGATTGCGGCGCTGCCGACGCCGGCTCTGCGGACACAGGCGACGCTGGTGAAGTACCTGCCATCGAATGCGGTGGCGTTTGGCGCGGCCCCGAACATCTCGGGGACGTTGGAAGAGGCGGAGCGACTGGCGCAGCAGCGGGCGGAGCAGAATGCGACGTTCGGCGAATGGTGGAAGTCGGCCAAGGGCGAACAGGTTCGCGAGATGTTGGCGAAGGTGCAGGCAGTGATGCCGCTGCTGGGTGATGAGATTGGGTTCGTGCTGGCGCATGGGCCGGGTGGCGATCATGACAGCGTGCCGATGATGATCGCGGAGGTGAATGCCGGACAGCAGGCGGCGGTGCGGAAGGCGCTGGCGCCAATGGTGGAAGGCGTGAATTTCGGGGTGAACGACAAGGTGGTGGTGATCACGGACAACCAGACGCACCTGTTGTGGGCGATGGGCCAGTTGGGCCAGGGCGCGACGAGTGACTTCGCGGCGGACATCACGCAGCACTATGAGCGCGGCGTGGGCTGGATGCTGGGGTTGAACGCACAGGCGTTCCACATGAGCTCAACGGAGCGGGTGAGCGTGCTGACCGGCGGCACGGCGCTGAAGACGGTGTTCTTCGAACAGCGAACGAATGAAGGGTCGGAAGAGAACGAGGCGACGCTGAGTTTTGCCGGCACGCGGGCAGGCATCGCTTCGTGGCTGGCTCCGGCAGGTGCGTCGGGCGCGGCGGAGTACATCACGAGCGACGCGCTGATGGCGTTCTCGGGCTCGACGAAAGAGCCGAGCCAGATGTTCAGCGAGATCACTAACCTGATGGGCAGCATGAGTCCGCAGTTCAAGCAGCACCTGGACGAGGCGCAGGCCAAGCTGGGTATCAGCTTCGCCGACGACCTGGCCGCGGCGCTGGGCACTGACTTCGCGGTGGCGGTGGAGAATGCCAACATCCCGATTCCGGGTTGGACGGCGGCGATGGAGGTGTACAAGCCGGGCACGCTGGACGGGACGATTGCCAAGATTGTGGACGCCTACAACTCGGAGTTGCCGGCGGAATACCAATCGCGGAAGCTGAGCATCACCCAGCAGACGGTGGATGGGCGGCTGTGGATGACGCTGAAGGCAGCGGCGGCGCCGATGACGCTCTACTGGACGCATGACCGCGGGTATGTAGTGATGAGTTCAGACTTGGCGGTGGCCCAACGAGCGCTGAAGACGCGCGATGGGGGCTTCACGCTGACGAGGTCGGCGGCCTTTGTACGGCAGATGCCGTCAACAGCCGGAGTGCATCCCTCGGGCTTCCTGTGGATGAACCTGAAGGGCGCACTGGAGGGGCTGTCGTCGGTGGTGACGAGTTCGGCACTGCAGACGATCGCTAAAGACAGGGATCCGATTTTGGTGGTTGTGAACGGAGAAACGGAACGAATCAGGGTTGCGAGTCGTACTCGATTAACGAGCCTGATTCTCGACGGGATGCTGGCCGGTACGGCAGCCGACGCAAGCTCAATCAAACTCAACCGGAAAATGAAGCAGAATGCCGCCAGTAATTGA
- a CDS encoding ABC transporter ATP-binding protein, which translates to MPPVIELENLRVKLGRREILKGISCRLGVAGQGRAIGLLGPNGAGKSTLIQTLLGFHQPLSGVAKIMGFDCHKQVREVRSRIGYMPESDSFIANMTAVRFLRQMGELSGLPKETALEKAHETLFHVGLGEARYRDLGTYSLGMKQMAKLAQAIVHGPPLVILDEPTNGLDPAARQRMLRLVKEMKEDHGMNVVLCSHLLRDVEEVCDEVVILKDGLVVHEADLEAERKSNRYFVELEVSGDDSGLLEALRKVGADGVSEGHGRWRIVLPPGVEIPVIWKVTAGEGLRVRKLTHRRDTLEEIFLRAVGHLAKAPGGAAAPEEVAANGGL; encoded by the coding sequence ATGCCGCCAGTAATTGAACTCGAAAACTTAAGAGTGAAGCTAGGCCGGCGGGAGATCCTCAAGGGGATCTCCTGCCGGCTTGGCGTTGCGGGCCAGGGCCGGGCGATTGGGCTGCTGGGTCCGAATGGAGCCGGGAAGTCGACACTGATCCAGACGCTGCTGGGTTTTCACCAGCCGCTGTCGGGAGTGGCGAAGATCATGGGCTTCGACTGTCACAAGCAGGTGCGCGAGGTGCGGTCGCGGATCGGGTACATGCCCGAGAGCGATTCGTTCATCGCGAACATGACGGCGGTGCGGTTTCTGCGGCAGATGGGTGAGTTGTCGGGCCTGCCGAAGGAGACGGCACTGGAGAAAGCGCACGAGACGCTGTTTCATGTGGGACTGGGCGAGGCACGGTACCGCGACCTGGGCACGTATTCGCTGGGCATGAAGCAGATGGCGAAACTGGCGCAGGCGATTGTGCATGGGCCGCCGCTGGTGATTCTGGACGAGCCGACGAATGGTCTGGATCCGGCGGCGCGGCAGAGGATGCTGCGGCTGGTGAAAGAGATGAAGGAAGACCACGGGATGAACGTGGTGTTGTGCTCGCACCTGTTACGGGACGTGGAAGAGGTCTGCGACGAGGTGGTGATTCTGAAGGACGGCCTGGTGGTGCATGAGGCCGACCTGGAAGCCGAACGGAAGTCGAATCGGTATTTCGTGGAGCTGGAAGTTTCCGGCGACGACAGCGGGTTGTTGGAGGCGCTGCGCAAGGTGGGCGCCGATGGAGTGAGCGAGGGCCATGGCCGTTGGCGCATCGTACTGCCGCCGGGGGTGGAGATCCCGGTGATCTGGAAGGTGACGGCGGGCGAGGGGCTGCGTGTCAGGAAGCTGACACACCGGCGGGACACGCTGGAAGAGATCTTCCTGCGGGCGGTGGGGCATCTGGCGAAGGCGCCGGGCGGGGCGGCGGCTCCGGAGGAGGTGGCGGCCAATGGCGGTCTATAA